The following are encoded together in the Deltaproteobacteria bacterium genome:
- a CDS encoding Rrf2 family transcriptional regulator translates to MRFSLQAQYAICGVFDLAYNGQGEPVPVQAIGERQGIPARYLEQIFQRLRRAELVTGKRGPGGGYVLARPASEISLRDVVEAVEGRAERWLALEPDAQAPVPYRPAFLWPRLADRFAEVLAATTLADLCREAPQASVQRADVDLSYVI, encoded by the coding sequence GTGCGCTTCTCCCTCCAGGCGCAGTACGCGATCTGCGGCGTCTTCGACCTCGCCTACAACGGGCAGGGCGAGCCGGTCCCCGTGCAGGCGATCGGCGAGCGGCAGGGGATCCCCGCCCGCTACCTCGAGCAGATCTTCCAGCGCCTGCGGCGCGCCGAGCTCGTGACCGGCAAGCGAGGCCCGGGCGGCGGCTACGTGCTCGCGCGGCCGGCGTCCGAGATCAGCCTTCGCGACGTGGTGGAGGCGGTCGAGGGCCGTGCCGAGCGCTGGCTCGCGCTCGAGCCCGACGCGCAGGCCCCCGTCCCGTACCGGCCCGCCTTCCTGTGGCCGCGCCTCGCCGATCGCTTCGCCGAGGTGCTGGCGGCCACCACCCTCGCCGACCTGTGCCGCGAGGCGCCGCAGGCGTCGGTGCAGCGCGCCGACGTCGATCTGAGCTACGTGATCTGA
- a CDS encoding MoaD/ThiS family protein, with the protein MSATTSARVRIPAALRPLAGGRAELPVAAGSLRSVLEALGRDAPGLRERLLDEGGALRRHVNVFVNDEDVRFRELLDTPVREGDRVTIVPAIAGGRSA; encoded by the coding sequence GTGAGCGCGACGACGAGCGCCCGGGTCCGGATCCCCGCCGCGCTGCGGCCCCTGGCCGGCGGCCGCGCCGAGCTGCCGGTGGCGGCGGGCTCGCTGCGCAGCGTGCTCGAGGCGCTCGGCCGCGACGCGCCCGGGCTGCGCGAGCGCCTGCTCGACGAGGGCGGCGCGCTGCGCCGGCACGTCAACGTCTTCGTCAACGACGAGGACGTGCGCTTCCGGGAGCTGCTCGACACGCCGGTGCGCGAGGGCGACCGGGTCACGATCGTGCCCGCGATCGCCGGAGGGCGGAGCGCTTGA
- a CDS encoding Mov34/MPN/PAD-1 family protein encodes MTQNGANGPARRRIEVDPERAPAVLPAAVLHEVFAHAREADPEECCGLVTGDEREPWRQVVRCRNDMTLHHRREPAAYPRDGREGFYMNEQDYLRAEDEAEARGERVTCVYHSHVGCGAWFSELDQEFADQPLFPFPEASHLVVSVIGGKVVDQALFVREPGAPGAGFSGRLVVHGRW; translated from the coding sequence TTGACGCAGAACGGCGCCAACGGGCCCGCCCGGCGGCGCATCGAGGTGGACCCCGAGCGTGCGCCCGCCGTCCTGCCGGCGGCGGTCCTGCACGAGGTCTTCGCCCATGCGCGCGAGGCCGACCCCGAGGAGTGCTGCGGCCTCGTCACCGGCGACGAGCGCGAGCCGTGGCGCCAGGTCGTGCGCTGCCGCAACGACATGACCCTGCACCACCGGCGCGAGCCGGCCGCCTACCCGCGCGACGGCCGCGAAGGCTTCTACATGAACGAGCAGGACTACCTGCGCGCCGAGGACGAGGCCGAGGCGCGCGGCGAGCGCGTCACCTGCGTGTACCACTCCCACGTCGGCTGCGGCGCCTGGTTCTCGGAGCTCGACCAGGAGTTCGCCGATCAGCCGCTCTTCCCCTTCCCCGAGGCGTCCCACCTGGTGGTGTCCGTGATCGGCGGGAAGGTCGTGGACCAGGCGCTCTTCGTCCGGGAGCCCGGGGCCCCCGGTGCCGGGTTCAGCGGCCGGCTGGTGGTGCACGGCCGGTGGTGA
- a CDS encoding sulfate adenylyltransferase — MTTESDLVPVHGGLDAPVDRVVPLKERSRFLAEAERLPAIRVLKADVSTVHRIADGTLSPLEGFQGEADWHRVLDEGAVLSRGGRYAWGIPLALPVTDAEARALAKGGSAALRDETGRVVAILDGIECFAWDKPKYVARVYGTERMDHPGGRMATGDERTRLAGGRLRALPQDAHPAAGPLFSPRLTRAFLRDRKWERALAFQTRNPLHRAHEYALVAGVERLTRAGAFTGVVLMPLVGELKGDDVPAAARMRCYRKLHDDRLLGQGDKDEALWHSVGYDLSEVFAVIPLDMKMFYGGPNEAVMHSVYRQNHGFTDLVIGRKHADAPFDDGSPIWGDFDAQEVFERLRGELHIRPCKIGFAAYYESLGRVDLTDNHPDEKPYAISGTKVREQLQKGEKPDPRILRPEIAEILIESYRS; from the coding sequence ATGACGACCGAATCGGATCTGGTGCCGGTGCACGGCGGGCTCGACGCGCCGGTGGATCGCGTGGTGCCGCTCAAGGAGCGCAGCCGCTTCCTCGCCGAGGCCGAGCGGCTGCCCGCGATCCGCGTGCTCAAGGCCGACGTCTCGACGGTGCACCGGATCGCCGACGGCACGCTCTCGCCGCTCGAGGGTTTCCAGGGCGAGGCCGACTGGCACCGCGTGCTCGACGAGGGCGCCGTCCTCTCGCGCGGCGGCCGCTACGCCTGGGGCATCCCGCTGGCCCTCCCCGTCACCGACGCCGAGGCGCGCGCGCTCGCGAAGGGCGGCTCGGCCGCGCTGCGCGACGAGACGGGCCGGGTGGTGGCGATCCTCGACGGGATCGAGTGCTTCGCCTGGGACAAGCCGAAGTACGTGGCACGCGTCTACGGCACCGAGCGCATGGACCATCCGGGCGGGCGCATGGCCACGGGCGACGAGCGCACCCGGCTCGCCGGCGGGCGCCTGCGGGCGCTCCCGCAGGACGCGCATCCGGCGGCCGGCCCGCTCTTCTCGCCGCGCCTCACGCGCGCCTTCCTCCGCGATCGCAAGTGGGAGCGCGCGCTGGCCTTCCAGACCCGCAACCCGCTGCACCGCGCGCACGAGTACGCGCTCGTGGCGGGCGTCGAGCGCCTCACGCGCGCGGGCGCCTTCACCGGCGTGGTGCTGATGCCGCTGGTCGGCGAGTTGAAGGGCGACGACGTGCCCGCTGCGGCGCGCATGCGCTGCTACCGCAAGCTCCACGACGACCGCCTCCTCGGCCAGGGCGACAAGGACGAGGCCTTGTGGCACTCGGTCGGCTACGACTTGAGCGAGGTCTTCGCGGTGATCCCCCTCGACATGAAGATGTTCTACGGCGGCCCGAACGAGGCGGTCATGCACTCGGTCTACCGCCAGAACCACGGCTTCACGGACCTCGTGATCGGGCGCAAGCACGCCGACGCCCCCTTCGACGACGGCTCGCCGATCTGGGGCGACTTCGACGCCCAGGAGGTCTTCGAGCGGCTGCGCGGCGAGCTCCACATCCGGCCGTGCAAGATCGGCTTCGCGGCCTACTACGAGTCGCTCGGCCGTGTGGACCTGACCGACAACCACCCGGACGAGAAGCCCTACGCGATCAGCGGCACCAAGGTGCGCGAGCAGCTCCAGAAGGGCGAGAAGCCCGACCCGCGCATCCTGCGCCCGGAGATCGCCGAGATCCTGATCGAGTCGTACCGGAGCTGA
- the ald gene encoding alanine dehydrogenase — protein sequence MEIGVPKETKDNEVRVGLTPDGARQLVAGGHRVLVERTAGAGSGFGDDDYARAGATLVGVEEAWGEPDLVVKVKEPNPAETARLRPGQTLFAYLHLAPNRALTEGLLAADVRAIAYETIQHADGTFPVLAPMSEVAGRLAIQVGVTLLQKDRGGKGLLVGGVPGVPRGHVTVVGAGIVGINAVRVAHALGAEVTVLDLDLRRLTYLYDLFHGELSTLYSNRTNLERSVAESDLLVGAVYLRGQRAPRLVSEKMVASMGPGSAIVDVAVDQGGCVETIHPTTHSDPTYPVHGVIHYGVANMPAAVPRTSTFALTNTSLPYLERMAEQGVDAALRADPALALGANVWRGTLVEEGVARAHGLPWRPVAELLGA from the coding sequence CTGGAGATCGGCGTCCCGAAAGAGACGAAGGACAACGAGGTCCGCGTGGGCCTGACCCCGGACGGCGCGCGGCAGCTCGTCGCGGGCGGCCACCGGGTGCTCGTCGAGCGCACGGCGGGGGCCGGCAGCGGCTTCGGCGACGACGACTACGCGCGCGCCGGGGCGACGCTCGTCGGCGTCGAGGAGGCGTGGGGCGAGCCCGACCTGGTCGTCAAGGTGAAGGAGCCGAACCCGGCCGAGACCGCGCGCCTGCGCCCCGGGCAGACGCTCTTCGCCTACCTCCACCTCGCGCCGAACCGCGCGCTCACCGAGGGCCTGCTCGCCGCCGATGTGCGCGCGATCGCCTACGAGACGATCCAGCACGCCGACGGCACCTTCCCGGTGCTGGCGCCGATGAGCGAGGTGGCCGGCCGGCTCGCGATCCAGGTCGGGGTCACGCTGCTCCAGAAGGACCGCGGCGGGAAGGGCCTGCTGGTGGGCGGCGTGCCCGGGGTCCCGCGCGGGCACGTCACGGTGGTCGGCGCCGGGATCGTCGGCATCAACGCCGTGCGGGTGGCCCACGCGCTCGGCGCGGAGGTGACCGTCCTCGACCTCGACCTGCGGCGCCTCACCTACCTCTACGACCTCTTCCACGGCGAGCTCTCGACGCTCTACTCGAACCGCACGAACCTCGAGCGCTCGGTCGCCGAGAGCGACCTGCTGGTCGGGGCGGTGTACCTGCGCGGCCAGCGCGCGCCCCGCCTGGTCAGCGAGAAGATGGTGGCCTCCATGGGGCCGGGCTCGGCGATCGTCGACGTGGCGGTGGACCAGGGCGGCTGCGTCGAGACGATCCACCCGACCACCCACTCCGACCCGACCTACCCCGTGCACGGCGTGATCCACTACGGGGTCGCCAACATGCCGGCCGCCGTGCCGCGCACCTCCACCTTCGCGCTCACCAACACCTCGCTGCCCTACCTCGAGCGGATGGCGGAGCAGGGGGTCGACGCCGCCCTGCGCGCCGACCCGGCCCTCGCGCTCGGCGCGAACGTGTGGCGCGGCACGCTGGTCGAGGAGGGCGTCGCCCGGGCCCACGGCCTCCCGTGGCGGCCGGTCGCCGAGCTGCTCGGAGCCTGA
- a CDS encoding ADP-ribosylation factor-like protein has translation MAQASGAQPSGAGERIVDARIVYWGIEGAGTSTNLQGIHAKLRPDHRGRLEHVPTRLDPSVSYERLPIELGEIAGARTRIQIVAVPGGAEHAPTRKALLDRVDGLVFVVDARRERIDANVAALEELRSALGAYGRSLEDVPLVVQYNKQDLSDAFVLEELHRKLDVRGAAVFEAVAAEGSGVLQTLTTISKRVVRTLRDGRAAADAPAPTPPGARPPVPPLPARPAPPPARPIPAAPRRAELEEAALALTGEPDEHDEAVSRAAGLLDASWPEVAAAYPLETDDGLPAPAHMEGHGRFGLEVTAPHGAPAGDWRIVAAGAAEPQGARGLVVPVVLADAEGRELRLRLSLTLELLAED, from the coding sequence ATGGCCCAGGCGAGCGGAGCCCAGCCGAGCGGAGCCGGCGAGCGCATCGTGGACGCGCGGATCGTCTACTGGGGCATCGAGGGCGCCGGGACCTCGACGAACCTCCAGGGCATCCACGCGAAGCTGCGCCCCGACCACCGGGGCCGCCTCGAGCACGTGCCGACGCGTCTCGACCCGAGCGTCTCCTACGAGCGCCTGCCGATCGAGCTCGGCGAGATCGCGGGCGCGCGCACGCGGATCCAGATCGTCGCCGTGCCGGGCGGCGCCGAGCACGCGCCGACCCGCAAGGCGCTGCTCGACCGCGTCGACGGGCTGGTCTTCGTGGTGGACGCCCGTCGCGAGCGCATCGACGCCAACGTGGCGGCCCTCGAGGAGCTGCGCAGCGCGCTCGGCGCCTACGGCCGCAGCCTCGAGGACGTGCCGCTCGTGGTCCAGTACAACAAGCAGGACCTCTCGGACGCCTTCGTGCTCGAGGAGCTCCACCGCAAGCTCGACGTGCGCGGGGCCGCCGTCTTCGAGGCGGTCGCGGCCGAGGGCTCCGGCGTGCTCCAGACGCTGACCACGATCTCGAAGCGCGTGGTGCGGACGCTGCGCGACGGCCGCGCGGCTGCGGACGCGCCCGCCCCCACTCCGCCTGGCGCGCGCCCGCCCGTCCCGCCGCTGCCCGCGCGGCCTGCACCGCCTCCGGCGCGCCCCATCCCGGCGGCACCCCGTCGGGCCGAGCTCGAGGAGGCGGCCCTCGCCCTCACCGGGGAGCCCGACGAGCACGACGAGGCGGTGAGCCGGGCGGCCGGCCTGCTCGACGCCTCCTGGCCCGAGGTCGCGGCCGCCTACCCGCTCGAGACCGACGACGGCCTCCCGGCCCCTGCACACATGGAGGGTCACGGCCGCTTCGGGCTCGAGGTGACGGCTCCCCACGGCGCGCCTGCGGGGGACTGGCGGATCGTCGCGGCGGGTGCCGCGGAGCCCCAGGGCGCGCGCGGCCTGGTCGTCCCGGTGGTGCTCGCCGACGCCGAGGGCCGCGAGCTACGGTTGCGCCTCTCGCTCACGCTCGAGCTGCTCGCCGAGGACTGA
- the fusA gene encoding elongation factor G, protein MKDVPVAGTRNFALVGHSGDGKTSLGEALLFEAGALAALGNVTAGTAALTTLPEEKERQGATVGTSVYAFDHAGRHLTLVDTPGDPNFQSDGTLALHALDGAVLVLSAVDGAKVGSERMLRTSQELGLAVLAFVNGMDRERADFDAAVASLAALGAKPVPVAIPVGAGPAFSGVIDLLAMKVVGERGEGEVPAALADRAAAARAQLVEAVAECDDELIEHYLEAGELSEEEMRRGLVAGVRAGRIVPVFAGVATRALGIGPLLRALEELLPSPEEARPWRGRELGGEGERVLEPKPDAPFAALVFKSVIDRYAGLLSVFRVVSGTARPDQGVLDATSGSKLRLGKLLLLRGHDHVEVPEAGPGDVVAVAKLKDVHTGHALAAEKNGVALAPIPIPKGVLSYAIAAKHKGDEDKLFTALARLVEEDPTLHVERDPHTGQFLLTGMGELHIRIAAERLKRMFNLEIDLQRPKIPYRETITRKVENVEGKLKKQTGGKGMFGVCYLSVEPMPRGAGFEFVDEIVGGSIPRNLIPAVEKGVHEALPHGPLAGFPVVDIRVRCIDGKHHPVDSNEMAFKLAGSFGFKAAAEQARPTLLEPVMSVEVAAPDEHMGDVIGHLNSRRGRVQSTDQRGSTSVIKAQVPMAEMLEYASVLTSLTGGKGAFHMAFSHYEEVPAQLRDKIVDEAKAAAAAHS, encoded by the coding sequence ATGAAGGACGTCCCGGTCGCCGGCACCCGCAACTTCGCCCTGGTCGGGCACTCGGGCGACGGCAAGACGTCGCTCGGCGAGGCCCTGCTCTTCGAGGCGGGCGCGCTCGCGGCGCTCGGGAACGTGACGGCCGGGACCGCGGCGCTCACCACGCTGCCCGAGGAGAAGGAGCGCCAGGGGGCGACGGTCGGCACCTCGGTGTACGCCTTCGACCACGCGGGCCGCCACCTGACGCTCGTCGACACGCCCGGCGACCCGAACTTCCAGAGCGACGGCACGCTCGCGCTCCATGCCCTCGACGGCGCGGTGCTGGTCCTGTCGGCGGTGGACGGCGCGAAGGTGGGGAGCGAGCGCATGCTGCGCACCTCCCAGGAGCTCGGGCTCGCGGTGCTCGCGTTCGTGAACGGCATGGACCGCGAGCGCGCCGACTTCGACGCCGCCGTGGCCTCGCTCGCCGCCCTCGGCGCGAAGCCGGTGCCGGTGGCGATACCGGTCGGCGCCGGGCCGGCCTTCTCGGGCGTGATCGACCTGCTGGCGATGAAGGTCGTCGGCGAGCGGGGCGAGGGCGAGGTCCCCGCGGCGCTCGCCGACCGGGCCGCCGCCGCCCGCGCGCAGCTCGTCGAGGCGGTGGCCGAGTGCGACGACGAGCTGATCGAGCACTACCTCGAGGCGGGCGAGCTGTCCGAGGAGGAGATGCGCCGCGGGCTCGTGGCCGGCGTGCGCGCGGGGCGCATCGTGCCGGTCTTCGCCGGCGTCGCGACGCGCGCGCTCGGGATCGGGCCCCTCCTGCGGGCGCTCGAGGAGCTCCTGCCCTCGCCCGAGGAGGCCCGGCCCTGGCGAGGGCGCGAGCTCGGGGGCGAGGGCGAGCGCGTGCTCGAGCCGAAGCCCGACGCGCCCTTCGCGGCGCTCGTCTTCAAGTCCGTGATCGACCGCTACGCGGGGCTGCTCTCGGTGTTCCGCGTGGTCTCGGGCACGGCCCGGCCCGACCAGGGCGTCCTCGACGCGACGAGCGGCAGCAAGCTGCGGCTCGGAAAGCTCCTGCTGCTGCGGGGCCACGATCACGTCGAGGTGCCGGAGGCGGGGCCGGGCGACGTCGTCGCGGTCGCCAAGCTGAAGGACGTCCACACCGGCCACGCGCTCGCCGCCGAGAAGAACGGCGTGGCGCTCGCGCCGATCCCGATCCCGAAGGGCGTGCTCTCCTATGCGATCGCCGCCAAGCACAAGGGCGACGAGGACAAGCTCTTCACCGCTCTCGCCCGGCTCGTCGAGGAGGACCCGACGCTCCACGTCGAGCGCGATCCCCATACCGGGCAGTTCCTGCTGACCGGCATGGGCGAGCTGCACATCCGGATCGCCGCGGAGCGGCTCAAGCGGATGTTCAACCTCGAGATCGACCTCCAGCGGCCCAAGATCCCCTACCGCGAGACGATCACCCGCAAGGTCGAGAACGTGGAGGGCAAGCTGAAGAAGCAGACCGGAGGCAAGGGCATGTTCGGGGTCTGCTATCTGAGCGTGGAGCCGATGCCCCGGGGGGCCGGCTTCGAGTTCGTGGACGAGATCGTGGGGGGGTCGATTCCCCGCAACCTGATCCCGGCCGTCGAGAAGGGGGTCCACGAGGCGCTCCCGCATGGCCCGCTCGCGGGCTTCCCGGTGGTGGACATCCGGGTGCGCTGCATCGACGGCAAGCACCATCCGGTGGACTCGAACGAGATGGCCTTCAAGCTGGCCGGCTCGTTCGGCTTCAAGGCGGCGGCGGAGCAGGCGCGCCCGACCCTGCTCGAGCCCGTGATGAGCGTCGAGGTGGCCGCCCCGGACGAGCACATGGGCGACGTGATCGGCCACCTGAACAGCCGCCGCGGGCGCGTGCAGTCCACCGACCAACGCGGCAGCACCTCGGTCATCAAGGCCCAGGTGCCCATGGCCGAAATGCTGGAGTACGCCAGCGTCCTCACGAGCCTCACCGGCGGGAAGGGGGCGTTCCACATGGCGTTCTCGCACTACGAGGAGGTCCCGGCCCAGCTCCGGGACAAGATCGTGGACGAGGCCAAGGCAGCGGCAGCAGCCCATTCGTAG
- a CDS encoding type III pantothenate kinase — MSSAAPVLLAIDIGNTNVTLGAFVYEGVGAALAEHWRLATHRGQTSDEVGVVLRALFEQAGIRVARVADVIVSSVVPPLLPIWERVCTKLFDRSPLVVGPGIRTGMPVRYENPHEVGADRIVNSVCAYEWMGGPVVAVDFGTATTFDCVSEKGEYLGGAIFPGILVAMEALFERAAMLRRVELSPPRSVIGKTTTHAVQSGMLYGYAGMVDAMVERIRGELGAAARVIATGGLAGRIASESKTIERVEPFLTLEGLRMIFERNRTLRGDGSRRERENA; from the coding sequence GTGAGCTCCGCTGCGCCGGTCCTGCTCGCCATCGACATCGGCAACACGAACGTGACGCTCGGCGCCTTCGTGTACGAGGGCGTGGGAGCGGCGCTCGCCGAGCACTGGCGGCTCGCGACCCACCGCGGGCAGACCTCCGACGAGGTGGGCGTCGTGCTGCGGGCGCTCTTCGAGCAGGCCGGCATCCGCGTCGCGCGCGTGGCCGACGTGATCGTCTCGAGCGTGGTGCCGCCGCTCCTGCCGATCTGGGAGCGCGTGTGCACCAAGCTCTTCGACCGCTCGCCGCTCGTGGTCGGTCCCGGCATCCGCACCGGGATGCCGGTCCGCTACGAGAACCCCCACGAGGTGGGAGCGGACCGGATCGTGAACTCGGTCTGCGCCTACGAGTGGATGGGCGGCCCGGTGGTCGCCGTCGACTTCGGCACCGCGACCACCTTCGACTGCGTGTCCGAGAAGGGCGAGTACCTGGGGGGCGCGATCTTCCCCGGCATCCTGGTGGCGATGGAGGCCCTCTTCGAGCGGGCCGCCATGCTGCGGCGCGTCGAGCTGTCGCCGCCGCGCTCGGTGATCGGGAAGACCACCACGCACGCGGTCCAGTCGGGCATGCTCTACGGCTATGCCGGCATGGTGGACGCGATGGTCGAGCGGATCCGGGGCGAGCTCGGGGCCGCTGCGCGCGTCATCGCGACGGGCGGGCTGGCCGGCCGGATCGCCAGCGAGAGCAAGACCATCGAGCGCGTGGAGCCCTTTCTCACCCTCGAAGGCCTGCGCATGATCTTCGAACGCAACCGTACCCTGCGCGGCGACGGCTCGCGCCGGGAGAGGGAGAACGCATGA
- a CDS encoding biotin--[acetyl-CoA-carboxylase] ligase gives MKEGAARVLAALRRAGCGTASGEDLSAALGVSRAQIWKHVEALRGLGYGIEGEPGGGYRLVATPDRLYPEEIAARLHTRWLARSYEWLESTDSTNRVAMERAREGAPHGATVVAEGQSAGRGRLGRRFFSPPGLNLYSSTVLRPALDTARAPTTILAAAVAVADAVAAELDDPDAVEIKWPNDVLLGGLKTSGILMEMGAEATRVRFLVLGIGVNLNVSRDAFPEEFRALATSVASHRGRPVDRIGFAARLYDTLEAVLDLHAEGGFEAVRPRFEARFRMRGRRVRVLDAVGAPGGAALEGRAEGIDADGALWVAKSDGSRERVVAGDVTIAK, from the coding sequence ATGAAGGAGGGGGCGGCGCGCGTGCTCGCGGCGCTGCGCCGCGCCGGCTGCGGGACGGCGTCGGGCGAGGATCTCTCGGCGGCGCTCGGCGTCTCGCGCGCGCAGATCTGGAAGCACGTCGAGGCCCTGCGCGGGCTCGGCTACGGGATCGAGGGCGAGCCGGGGGGCGGCTACCGCCTCGTCGCCACCCCCGACCGGCTCTATCCCGAGGAGATCGCCGCGCGCCTGCACACGCGCTGGCTCGCGCGCTCCTACGAGTGGCTCGAGAGCACCGATTCGACCAACCGCGTCGCGATGGAGCGGGCGCGCGAGGGTGCGCCGCACGGCGCGACCGTCGTCGCCGAAGGGCAGAGCGCGGGGCGCGGGCGCCTCGGGCGCCGCTTCTTCTCGCCGCCCGGCCTCAACCTCTACAGCTCGACGGTGTTGCGCCCGGCGCTCGACACCGCCCGCGCGCCCACCACGATCCTGGCCGCGGCGGTCGCGGTGGCGGACGCCGTCGCCGCCGAGCTCGACGACCCCGACGCGGTCGAGATCAAGTGGCCGAACGACGTGCTGCTCGGCGGCCTCAAGACCTCGGGGATCCTGATGGAGATGGGCGCCGAGGCCACCCGCGTGCGCTTCCTGGTGCTCGGGATCGGCGTCAACCTGAACGTGTCGCGCGACGCCTTCCCGGAGGAGTTCCGCGCGCTCGCCACCAGCGTCGCGAGCCACCGCGGGCGGCCCGTGGACCGGATCGGCTTCGCGGCCCGCCTCTACGATACCCTCGAGGCCGTGCTCGACCTCCACGCCGAGGGTGGCTTCGAGGCGGTGCGTCCCCGCTTCGAGGCGCGGTTCCGGATGCGCGGCCGGCGCGTGCGCGTGCTCGACGCAGTCGGCGCGCCCGGCGGCGCAGCCCTCGAGGGCCGTGCCGAGGGCATCGACGCCGACGGGGCGCTCTGGGTCGCGAAGTCCGACGGCTCGCGCGAGCGGGTGGTCGCCGGGGACGTGACGATCGCGAAATGA
- the nadC gene encoding carboxylating nicotinate-nucleotide diphosphorylase: MRLPALPPRASWQALLERALAEDLGPGDATSTAVLPATALGEAVVEAREPLVACGLPVAEAVFAAVDPALETKREWQEGEARERDLPLLRVRGSLRSILAAERTALNFLQRMCGVATWTRRFVHAVEGTGCRVLDTRKTLPGWRVLDKYAAAVGGAANHRMGLYDALLIKDNHVAAAGGVGAAVRAARAAAPPGLRLQVEVETAEQAEEALAAGAEWLLLDNRSPAELRALAARFRARAVLEASGGITLANVRSFAETGVHFVSAGALTHSAPAADLALEIQRGGA; encoded by the coding sequence ATGAGGCTCCCCGCCCTGCCGCCGCGCGCGAGCTGGCAGGCGCTCCTCGAGCGCGCGCTCGCCGAGGACCTCGGGCCGGGCGACGCGACCTCGACGGCCGTGCTTCCCGCGACGGCGCTCGGCGAGGCGGTCGTCGAGGCGCGCGAGCCGCTGGTGGCCTGCGGCCTGCCGGTGGCGGAGGCGGTCTTCGCCGCCGTCGATCCCGCCCTCGAGACCAAGCGCGAGTGGCAGGAGGGCGAGGCGCGCGAGCGCGACCTGCCGCTCCTGCGCGTGCGCGGCTCGCTGCGCTCGATCCTCGCGGCCGAGCGGACGGCGCTGAACTTCCTCCAGCGCATGTGCGGCGTCGCCACCTGGACCCGGCGCTTCGTCCACGCGGTCGAGGGCACCGGCTGCCGTGTCCTCGACACGCGCAAGACGCTCCCGGGCTGGCGCGTGCTCGACAAGTACGCGGCGGCCGTGGGGGGTGCCGCGAACCATCGCATGGGCCTCTACGACGCCCTCCTGATCAAGGACAACCACGTCGCGGCCGCCGGCGGGGTCGGCGCGGCCGTGCGCGCCGCGCGTGCAGCGGCGCCGCCGGGGCTGCGGCTCCAGGTCGAGGTGGAGACGGCCGAGCAGGCCGAGGAGGCGCTCGCCGCCGGCGCCGAGTGGCTGCTCCTCGACAACCGCTCGCCGGCGGAGCTGCGCGCGCTCGCCGCCCGCTTCCGCGCGCGCGCCGTGCTCGAGGCCTCGGGCGGCATCACGCTCGCGAACGTGCGGAGCTTCGCCGAGACGGGCGTCCACTTCGTCTCGGCCGGCGCCCTCACCCACTCGGCGCCCGCCGCCGACCTGGCCCTCGAGATCCAGCGGGGCGGTGCATGA